The following are from one region of the Neurospora crassa OR74A linkage group III, whole genome shotgun sequence genome:
- a CDS encoding ADP-ribosylation factor family protein, variant encodes MYHLAKGLYRLATSKEEYSVILLGLDNAGKTTFHEQVKALFHPDQPEPKLRTVPTVGQNVSTITLPDMYLKLWDVGGQLSLRALWHSYYSSCHAIIFIIDSTDIGDGQIERDQNNGRLDECRAVLEDVLQHSETEGVPLLILANKQDREDCVEVVRIKEGLVKKVFEGEKSASIRDSRVLPVSALTGTGVREAVEWVRSRVKWNKESRPPVMR; translated from the exons ATGTATCACCTAGCAAAGGGTCTCTACCGATTAGCGACCAGTAAAGAGG AATACTCCGTCATCCTCCTAGGCCTCGACAACGCCGGAAAGACCACCTTTCACGAACAAGTCAAGGCTCTCTTCCACCCCGACCAGCCCGAGCCCAAGTTGAGAACGGTTCCTACGGTCGGCCAAAATGTCTCCACCATCACCCTTCCCGACATGTACCTGAAGCTCTGGGACGTCGGCGGCCAGCTCTCCCTTCGCGCCCTGTGGCACTCGTACTACTCGTCCTGCCacgccatcatcttcatcatcgacaGCACCGACATCGGCGACGGCCAAATCGAGCGCGATCAGAACAACGGGCGGCTGGACGAGTGTCGGGCGGTGTTGGAGGATGTGTTGCAGCACTCGGAGACAGAAGGCGTACCGCTGTTGATATTGGCGAACAAGCAGGACCGGGAAGACTGCGTAGAGGTGGTGCGGATCAAGGAAGGCTTGGTAAAGAAGGTCTTCGAGGGCGAGAAGAGCGCAAGTATCAGAGACTCGAGGGTGTTGCCGGTGTCGGCACTAACGGGGACGGGCGTGAGGGAGGCGGTGGAGTGGGTTAGGTCAAGGGTAAAGTGGAACAAGGAGTCGAGGCCGCCGGTTATGCGGTGA